The following coding sequences are from one Zonotrichia albicollis isolate bZonAlb1 chromosome 13, bZonAlb1.hap1, whole genome shotgun sequence window:
- the CCNE1 gene encoding G1/S-specific cyclin-E1, whose protein sequence is MRRESDCADDKGPAKGDARAEYAMRARKRKADVATFLQDPDEEIAKMEMTRKKPCAKQKSWANIHEHAHMLIPTPDKDDDPVCVDYSRFIHLSVVPTRATPLPALGWANKDDVWKNMINKEETYVRDKFYMQRHPQLQPKMRTILLDWLMEVCEAYKLHRETFYLAQDFFDRFMATQQDVVKTLLQLIGVTSLFIAAKLEEIYPPKLHQFAYVTDGACTEDEIISMELIIMKALNWNLNPLTVVSWLNIYLQVAYLNDLYEVMLPQYPQQIFVQITELLDLCVLDIGCLEYTYGILAASALYHFSSSELMQKVSGYEFCEIEDCVKWMVPFAMALREVGSSKLKHFSGIAPEDLHNIQTHINSFDLLDRAQAKQAILAEQNRTSPFPTGVLTPPQSSKKLSSGLQSI, encoded by the exons ATGCGCCGGGAGAG CGACTGCGCGGACGACAAGGGTCCTGCCAAGGGGGACGCCCGTGCCGAGTACGCCATGCGAGCCCGCAAGAGGAAAGCTGATGTGGCCACG TTCTTACAGGATCCTGATGAAGAAATTGCTAAAATGGAAATGACGAGAAAAAAGCCGTGCGCAAAACAG AAGTCCTGGGCTAACATCCACGAGCACGCCCACATGCTGATTCCCACTCCGGACAAAGACGACGATCCCGTCTGTGTCGATTACTCGCGCTTTATCCACCTGAGCGTTGTTCCCACCAGAGCTACCCCACTGCCAGCTCTAGG CTGGGCAAACAAGGATGATGTATGGAAAAACATGATAAACAAAGAAGAGACCTACGTGAGAGACAAATTCTACATGCAAAGGCacccccagctgcagcccaagaTGAGAACCATCCTTCTAGACTGGCTAATGGAG GTTTGTGAAGCCTACAAACTTCATAGAGAAACGTTTTATTTagcacaagatttctttgatcGCTTTATGGCCACACAACAGGATGTTGTAAAAACACTATTGCAGCTTATTGGTGTCACTTCTCTGTTCATAGCAGCAAAGCTTGAG gaaATTTATCCACCAAAGTTGCACCAGTTTGCCTATGTTACAGATGGAGCCTGTACAGAAGATGAAATCATCAGTATGGAATTGATCATTATGAAG GCTCTTAATTGGAACTTAAATCCACTGACAGTTGTATCATGGCTAAACATTTACCTGCAAGTTGCATATTTAAATGATCTTTATGAAGTAATGCTGCCACAATAtccacagcagatatttgtacAAATAACAGAG CTCTTGGATCTCTGTGTGCTGGATATTGGCTGCTTGGAATATACCTATGGAATACTTGCAGCTTCTGCTTTGTATCACTTCTCCTCATCTGAGCTGATGCAGAAAGTTTCAG GTTATGAGTTCTGTGAGATAGAGGACTGTGTGAAATGGATGGTCCCGTTTGCCATGGCTCTGAGGGAAGTAGGAAGCTCCAAACTCAAACACTTTAGCGGGATAGCTCCTGAAGATTTGCACAATATACAGACACACATCAACAGCTTTGATTTGCTG GACAGAGCTCAAGCAAAACAAGCCATATTGGCTGAGCAAAATAGGACTTCACCTTTCCCCACTGGTGTTCTTACACCACCACAAAGTAGTAAGAAACTGTCTTCTGGACTGCAATCAATCTGA